ctcgactcggctcgaccaatcgagtctcgactcgactcgaccagtcgagctcgagcttagctcggctcgcctgcagccctactggcagtctttaatagtatctcgtcggtgatgcggcgaatgccgttatacagggcagcgccgtcggtaagggcagatcgcactaatgtggcagatgtcgataaagtaaatttctattgtacaaatatgtagcagttttcctttttaccgacaatactgatttttgaatgaatattcagtcacatgcaaggagagaaaacgaaaaaaaaaataatttgtgcaaaataaaaattctctgcatcgattgcaagagatggaagctaagattaaaatgtccccatgcaaaaaaagacaaagtgtcgtataagggaaaagaaaatttactttttcttattttttaatacgccgcagggagttggtaaagacacatggacaatgacacaaggaatatatatatatatataataaatattataattttttattattactatgctttattattggacgaacacctaaatatctcttcaggttattgtgatgcaaaaaatatttgttacgtaacgtgcacggtgtgccagatatttggtccattgacaccatgcgcattacgtaacaaatattttttgcatcacaataacctgaagagatatttaggtgttcgtatttaaacggaacaccctgtatattgtgattattacacgttgttgcctctgcttcccaaaacttgtggcccgtagcacgttctggcataggtgggatacctaaaaaatacaaagaaaatcagtaatgtacaatatatgcatgtgtgttgaatggcataattagatatacgtaccacgtgaaaaattagaggtcttcctcttccccggttgccgcagcttccttctcctccttccctggatagcacattatatttatcctccgttctgtaattagattttcaattacacagtgagtaaaggtgagtatttaatcttcttcgcttattgctcatctcaacgaattttctaatttctggtgctacaattacaaaaggtcttctgacgtttttcatcaactaatatacctaactgattcaaacattgcaatgatatttataaaaaatcgattaaagttgaactacaaacaaaagaatgtactaccagaaataaaaaaattcgatgatgagaagcaagtgaagaagattaaatacttgccttactgaattggtttaagccatcattttgccgatttagaatattgctaagctaattctaatctgaatgggccaaagctgaattgtgttggatttgtttaaagtgataaatgataataatgataatgaaaagagagtgataaagtgataaagaaacaaacaatttactattttggactctacattgaagtgaacatactcgccccgtagcacctcatacgtgatggcaaatggcactgtcgcgtggtgtgccgacaagcgttctcacgctttttcacgcgaagattttgggagacatttgagcaaaatgaaaccgattaaccaatataaatatgtacaaataccttccgttcttcctgccttccacgtagtgcacgtaatccaagtaatccacgtaatcacataatccaagcaagtcaatctaataaatagtcaaatagtccaATGctgcaacgcagaccgcactcgcgagtgtaacgtgtaaccacagagcgaagttatgtaaatatatctgtgattgtgtcaagaaaaacgctgcatgtcacaatttcaaaaaatttcagttcatgcatttattgaactttatagtgtagaattaggtatttaccagaaaaaacgtcacgaaaatcaattcaaaaggctcgaaaaaataatacaatttataaccaatgtccttgtcaaagcattagtgatcaaaactttaaacgacaatatctcgaaagtgaaagtacaatgtgacatgcggcggcgtcctcctgacaaccacagatattacgaccgagctaagcgaacgagaacttgcgaactgttgagagttgagagaataactgaaaactgctgaaaactgaacggcagtttccccttccctgacgtatcgtcgtatccgtgagcggtgtcgaccgcgcttgcccgtgttggtgcatgttcgattgcacgcgcgctacacacaaacgtacctctaccatgtccgtgtgactacctgctcgactgatcgacgccgacgcgttccttcgattttcacgttgccgaagtttcggaagcatgaggcgaaaagtcggaatctggagacggcgcgcatttgaatctcgggcacagcacgcggcgcgacgcacattttgctataacttttgatctaaaagagatatcgaagagaaattaggcctaattttttttgaaaaatcggttttaacgatgtaaaaagaaatatattttgtattttttaaataatgttttcgttgattcttaaggtatagccggaaaagatggtcagaagtatccaaccaaatttgtttttagtcacgtcatgttcaacagaaaattatgaaaaaattcatgaatattctaccgaatagcatacactactgagatttttttcaaaatttttggttgcaaaatcgatttttaaacaaatcggaaaacataaaattgccgattttatgtatatacatacatcaaagtcttcagttgaccacatttatattattacgttagttgtgtctcatcctgattattaatgtgtattttttcagatttttcggattacggaaacatgttttaaaaaattgaaaatctccaaaaattccaagaaaatgcatgttttgtattgaagtgttagagactccagttttataagaattcagtacttggatattattgaagcaaccgttcttaatttttttataattttttagaggttgggtagccgttaacaaaacaagtacatatatacggctgggaatcttctggccccgaatcgaatcccgcatctataatcgttttgttcggtaaatacttattgcttcgagttttaatgaaaagtttaaccaaaaacattttttaattgtctacatttattttcaacttaaagaattgatgcagttcgcgctgtcgactttcgctgtccactttctgtaattgaaaaaaaagaaacacaatttaagttatgattgcgaagtgcagaatggtttcgaggtattcgaaaataccgctacaggtggtcccctgtgtatctatatcttcgagtaactaattacacattttgtatctattattcgtgatccgaaatttgtatctaggagaaaaattaagggcagattcggaatcagcgcaaaaaactctataagaatcatccaacagtaattgttgaagaaatttggtgtcgcggagactgtaaatcaaatgggaaactttcttccagcagatctattaatgggtctattaacttttttccgtgtaacattttgtttattttctcgtttctttgttataataaatggaagcttatgttaatttgttgttcttcattctttaataagccccttttaatttcccatcagttacaactccataaagtaatagttttctgtaaaatccgtatcaatgcctccggatcggaaactttctgccaggggttgtattaattcgagtaactgtaacttttttaatgttggactatatggatttggacttttcgtgagaagttggagaaattagtttactgcacgatgtgaaaagatatgtagtggacatggcgcgttggaaagagggactttccggacgcggaaatttcatccttctcaagtgcgcgctgtggacggttgcgttgagggttcggtcgtaaaagtgacgattaccagaaccctgactcaaccgttgcaatgtccttggcagcgacgactttgaattgttttggggaaggaaactttctccttactcttgagaaacggagaattcctccccttattttaacggtctttctcacgttgctaatcctcccaccaaaaaggatttttaccagtggaaaaaaagcttgtggcactcgttgagaacgcatcgctctagagttgcccgcgctacgttaatttatatctctgtactttgttagtactcgatagtcattgacgtttataatctagttttctcgttattgttattattattacatcttgttttgttttgttattgttacgtgttattgttttaataaatatctatatcgttgtctgttaaccacgcgaaacatcgtagacactgaattacccgtcaccctaaagatatttttccagaaattgcagttggccggaattgtagagaaaattggtactaaatgttgcacttcacaacttttttatgtggggcctatattgaaaatttaaaagatagttataataattaaccatttgcagctgttttaatttcggagctgttttaactcgaaaatgaaacatctcgttctaggtagaataatttcgttctatacgattcttttcatttgatggatatgaaattgattgtaatacctcatacaataattaaaggtttagtaattgattagctaccaacatgtttaacaatgtaaacaatattttgcataatgggacagcaatttttagtggtgatttcgagtcaccactggagtgctaagggttaaagatggtagaaattgcaggatattacaacaatgacaaatattataaagcagctacgctaacgttaccgttatcgcgtcagaaggaatagctgcaagctgcaagtacaattgtatagagtatagaatttcggggaaaactgggaagagagggagggttgccggaggattaattatggcgtggaagaaccgacgcgacggtgcccgtaaggataatcacggtcgcttagagtggccggactatggcagggtaagacgtggtttccctcgggtctcaattatccatcgggccttaatttgtccgggctgtttgtctctcgatcaagccggttcgtcgaggtcctggtactgtactttggaaatgaaatggatgattatgtgaaaatttgcttgtcaaatgaacattctgggaaaaggttcaggtaatttcgtgcagaaaatccagagttgttttggtaactacccaggacttattggcctgagtttttcgcgctgattccgaatctgttttcaatttttttcctatacgcacagtttttcaggaacaaggctttgaaaaaaaaacatttttcaacttcaaacaaatattgtgatgttattataaaagatattgaattgttctttctggcaaaagattctgtagactttcccgaatacagtgatatccaatattaatacattatgattgattaaacatgtttaatcaatgattaaatacggagagatttcgtcgcgtcggcgcacagtggaaaatttggaccagactcgattcaaaatcaaagaactttcgatagaaatgaggtagagcgatgaaattttttttaaatgaaagctgaaactttgcagaatatgggaaaaatagggaagttatggtacgaacgttttttaaccgagaaaattcgttaaacatgtagaatttaaagaaatcgattttgcaatatcctgaggtcgtagacaaattttgagaccagatttgaaatcggcgtgaaaaaatctacgggaaatggtatatagcaaaaatttaaaaaaaattgtccgcgcgtggtattggaaaaaccacaattttctcgaaattgtgcaagtttaacgaattttctcaacgttaaaaaacgttcttaccataatctccctatttttcccatattctgtaatgtttcagctttaatttttaaaaaatttcatcgctctaccttatttctatcaaaagttcttcgattttgtctccgatttggacgaaaggtcacactgtgcgccgtctccagactctgacttttcgcctcatgctttcgaaacttcggtaacgtgaaaactcagcccgtctgagtgcctgttcaattgcttgcgcgctacacacaagcgtacctctactctgtctgtgtgaactacctgctcgactgatcgacgccgacgcgttccttcgatttttacgttgccgaagtttcggaagcatgagtcagaaagtcggaatctggagacggcgcgcatatgaatcccggcacagcgagcgacgcggcgataacagaacatacggacaataggacgtccttatattagggtatgtattcggataatgggggtacggatacgggagtctttactgtattcaaagaacaagtagacataattgaaatcgtaattctaattgcaatattttgtaggactcaatataaatagtaccgtatactcatctttttttatcgatgaatatgatcactaactaaaataaattcctaataagaaaaaaaaatgttaacaacccattaaaaaggcgttaaaaacgcgactgaacatgttggtgaaagtcccatttgggggtgaacggaacttttaagctagtgcttgaagcggaccctgggattcggcaagaccgcagatgtggcaaccaaacttggggttttccagccatctggaaactatcgaaacggtgtagcttcgaataattttctgccagggcggcgaagacttcggtcgccgtggccaagtggtgcaataaacacggccaggtaacccgacgcgcgtcggccagccagacatatcggcatgaaaccactaacaagttaattgcagaccttgtttatttttcgtaattgtttcatgtaaatgacgctagctgcttcgtgtggcgttcttccgattaaaaaaagactaatctcaagatagaatttggactgtggatagtggatttattcaaagtcttcgaataacggcacaatcaattttctaccgaaaccgaaataataccggtattctttcggtttttccaatgcttaggttgttccaaatgaaaaaggaaaaccctccgcgcgaaggaacaagcgcgagtccgaattcacaggcgaggccgtcataaaacattcagctaaagaccttccagatgtacctcccaacaaagtgatttttagccagccgaaagaagcacagccgatgtagccagatgtatttggaccttttataccgttaaggtactaaactttataccgtagctacctgcaaccgaacatactccttggtttcaaatccttgctttagtttattaaaaggaagtagactcgttttcaggattgcaagggtgcgggattcgcctcttattctcatctctcgataataatacaaacacggggtttttcactagtcaaaaacgctagataaaagatcgatctaggacactatctgcctcaaaagttctattttttcgtttacgaggcgtaattggcattattcggcagcatgtagctatgaaaatagcttgtatgcttccgaataatgcaaattacggtgacgactaatgtaaatttcgcctcgtaaacggaaaataggacctttgagggagatggggccctagatcgatcttttatctagcgtttctaactagtgagaaaccccgtgtttgtattattatcgagagatgagaagaggcgaatcccgcacccttgcaatcctggaaaaaggctatactggaactgcaattactcgaattaatattcggacgttctaaaaaagacgagaacttttttaatattgtactaaacgatttgaacttttttggggagctagagcaattagtttactacaggatgtgaaaagaaattttttcaaaaattgcaattgatcggaattgtatgaaaaagtactaagagttgcattttacaacttttttatgtgggcccatattgaaaaattgaaaaatacgctttgtagatctgtgtcgactaaacatattttgaaaatttcgtcaaaatcggttgacgttgcaatgagctacaaacgtttaaagatggtaaaaatcgcagattttcagcctacatcgaagaattcttacatctttcaaggcctgtcgttttttcccgcatcaaccgatttcgatgaaactttcacagtgcacattatttacgcaggcctacaaaacgtactttttaaattttcaatataggcccgcgcgaaaaagttgtataatgtaacttttagtatattctctgcaattccgaccaaatgcaatttttgaaaaaatttcttttcacatcctgcagtaaactaattgttccagctcccccaaaaaattcaaatcgtatagtacaatatttaaaaagttatcatcttctttagatcgtccgaatattaattcgtgtaactgtacgtattaggggataattaatgtattattagtttattgatttatgtgtaggtttactcttaatgtaactgtaaagaaaattacggcaaggggggaagaacgtaacattcaatttgtacatatagtttccatctctcttgcgatcgatgcagacaatttttattttgcacaaagatccgcagtctaggaaaaataatatagatgtaatagaaataaatagaatttaatatttttttatatcgggtttattatttcgttttcattcagaatcggtatttggaattgtcggtaaaaaggaagactgctacatatttgtacaatgtgtagaaattcatttcaccgacattaccaacattactgacataacctcaccgacggtgctgccctgtataacggcatccgccgctccacacagactccacgagctgccttccatctggacggaagaagctgccctctagatgctgtgacggcggacTTTGTACACCTGTAATCGTTTTTGGAAGCCCACTGGCATGCAACTCCACACTCTTTCCAGATGTACTCCACCCATggctccgagcagccaataagcggcgtctggaacgatactgccctccacattcactccacgctctggactattcctggcagttccaaactgtgctatcagggcaTCGTCTTGTGCGCCATAGAGCCAGAGAGTATATATAGAGCCACTCccgatctgatccaggctaggATTTTGtgtgggggcagcactataccgGTGGCAtcgaaaacccgggcgtgagcactctcatatcctcTTGTATCCTCTCTGGTATTCAGTTTCGGAATCAAAACAATGTATGACCTAGGTATACGATAAATAATTCTTTATCTAAATTTACGGATACACGTGCGTATTCAGTGAAATTTTGTTAATTCTTTAAGTTTAAAGGTAATGTAAGTTGTTCACGatttattatttgttaattAGAGAATGAAATATGGTGTTCATCAATAACAAAACATTGTAACAGAGATCAAGGTGCAAATTGCGAAGATAGGTACAATATGATTAAAAC
The sequence above is drawn from the Lasioglossum baleicum chromosome 8, iyLasBale1, whole genome shotgun sequence genome and encodes:
- the LOC143211085 gene encoding uncharacterized protein LOC143211085, which translates into the protein MLPKLRQRENRRNASASISRAGSHTDMVEIDLLGLCDYVDYLDYVHYVEGRKNGRTEDKYNVLSREGGEGSCGNRGRGRPLIFHVVSHLCQNVLRATSFGKQRQQRVIITIYRVFRLNTNT